Proteins from a genomic interval of Helicobacter pylori Shi112:
- the gmd gene encoding GDP-mannose 4,6-dehydratase, whose protein sequence is MKEKIALITGVTGQDGSYLAEYLLNLGYEVHGLKRRSSSINTSRIDHLYEDLHSEHKRRFFLHYGDMTDSSNLIHLIATTKPTEIYNLAAQSHVKVSFETPEYTANADGIGTLRILEAMRILGLEKKTRFYQASTSELYGEVLETPQNENTPFNPRSPYAVAKMYAFYITKNYREAYNLFAVNGILFNHESKVRGETFVTRKITRAASAIAYNLTDCLYLGNLDAKRDWGHAKDYVKMMHLMLQAPIPQDYVIATGKTTSVRDFVKMSFEFIGISLEFQNTGVKEIGLIKSVDEKRANALKLNLSHLKTGQIVVRIDERYFRPTEVDLLLGDPTKAEKELGWVREYDLKELVKDMLEYDLKECQKNLYLQDGGYILRNFYE, encoded by the coding sequence ATGAAAGAAAAAATCGCTTTAATCACCGGGGTTACCGGGCAAGATGGGAGCTATCTGGCTGAATACTTGCTGAATTTGGGTTATGAAGTGCATGGGTTAAAAAGGCGCTCTTCTAGCATCAACACTTCTAGGATCGATCATTTGTATGAAGATTTGCACAGCGAGCACAAAAGGCGTTTTTTCCTGCACTATGGGGATATGACCGATAGCTCTAATCTTATCCATTTAATCGCTACCACTAAACCTACAGAGATTTATAATTTAGCCGCTCAAAGCCATGTGAAAGTCTCTTTTGAAACCCCAGAATACACCGCTAACGCTGATGGTATTGGCACGCTAAGGATTTTAGAAGCCATGCGGATTTTAGGCTTAGAAAAGAAAACACGATTTTATCAAGCCAGCACGAGCGAATTGTATGGCGAAGTTTTAGAAACCCCACAAAACGAAAACACCCCCTTTAACCCACGAAGCCCCTATGCGGTCGCTAAAATGTATGCCTTTTACATCACCAAAAATTACAGAGAGGCCTATAACTTGTTTGCGGTTAATGGCATTCTTTTTAACCATGAAAGTAAAGTAAGGGGCGAAACTTTTGTCACTCGTAAAATCACACGAGCCGCTAGCGCGATAGCGTATAACTTAACGGATTGCTTGTATTTAGGGAATTTAGACGCTAAAAGAGATTGGGGGCATGCCAAAGATTATGTGAAAATGATGCATTTAATGCTCCAAGCACCCATTCCACAAGATTATGTGATCGCTACAGGCAAGACCACAAGCGTGCGCGATTTTGTGAAAATGAGCTTTGAATTTATCGGTATTAGTTTAGAATTTCAAAACACAGGGGTTAAAGAAATCGGTTTGATTAAAAGCGTTGATGAAAAAAGAGCGAACGCTTTAAAATTAAACTTAAGCCATTTAAAAACAGGCCAAATCGTGGTGCGCATAGACGAGCGCTATTTCAGGCCTACTGAAGTGGATTTGCTTTTAGGCGATCCCACTAAGGCGGAAAAAGAGCTAGGTTGGGTTAGGGAATACGATTTAAAAGAGTTGGTTAAGGACATGTTAGAATACGATTTAAAAGAATGCCAGAAAAACCTTTACTTGCAAGATGGGGGTTATATTTTAAGGAATTTTTATGAATGA
- a CDS encoding GDP-L-fucose synthase family protein translates to MNEIILITGAYGMVGQNTALYLKKNKPDVTLLTPKKSELYLLDKDNVQAYLKEYKPTGIIHCAGRVGGIVANMNDLSAYMVENLLMGLYLFSSALDLGVKKAINLASSCAYPKFAPNPLKESDLLNGSLEPTNEGYALAKLSVMKYCEYVSAEKGVFYKTLVPCNLYGEFDKFEEKIAHMIPGLIARMHTAKLKNEKEFAMWGDGTARREYLNAKDLARFISLAYENIASIPSVMNVGSGVDYSIEEYYKMVAQVLDYKGAFVKDLSKPVGMQQKLMDISKQKALKWELEIPLEQGIKEAYEYYLKLLEV, encoded by the coding sequence ATGAATGAGATTATTTTAATCACCGGTGCCTATGGCATGGTGGGGCAGAACACGGCGTTGTATTTAAAAAAAAATAAGCCTGATGTTACTCTACTCACCCCTAAAAAGAGCGAATTGTATTTACTAGATAAAGACAATGTTCAAGCTTATTTGAAAGAATACAAGCCTACAGGCATTATCCATTGCGCCGGGAGAGTGGGGGGCATTGTCGCTAACATGAACGATCTTTCAGCTTACATGGTTGAGAATTTATTGATGGGCTTGTACCTCTTTTCTAGCGCTTTAGATTTGGGCGTGAAGAAAGCCATTAACCTAGCGAGCTCTTGCGCTTACCCTAAATTCGCCCCCAACCCTTTAAAAGAGAGCGATTTATTGAACGGATCTTTAGAGCCAACGAACGAAGGCTACGCATTAGCCAAACTCTCTGTGATGAAGTATTGCGAGTATGTGAGCGCTGAAAAAGGCGTTTTTTATAAAACCCTAGTGCCTTGCAACCTTTATGGCGAGTTTGACAAGTTTGAAGAAAAAATAGCGCACATGATACCCGGGCTTATTGCTAGGATGCACACCGCTAAATTAAAAAATGAAAAAGAGTTTGCGATGTGGGGCGATGGCACGGCCAGAAGAGAATATCTAAACGCTAAAGATTTAGCCAGGTTCATTTCTCTAGCTTATGAGAATATCGCTTCAATCCCTAGCGTGATGAATGTCGGCTCTGGCGTGGATTACAGCATTGAAGAGTATTACAAAATGGTCGCTCAGGTTTTAGATTATAAGGGCGCATTTGTGAAAGACTTGTCCAAACCAGTGGGCATGCAGCAAAAGCTTATGGATATTTCCAAACAAAAGGCTTTAAAATGGGAATTAGAAATCCCTTTAGAGCAGGGCATCAAAGAAGCTTATGAGTATTATTTGAAGCTTTTAGAGGTTTGA